In a genomic window of Aeromicrobium panaciterrae:
- a CDS encoding thioredoxin domain-containing protein: MPNRLAQATSPYLQQHADNPVDWWEWSDEAFVEAKKLDRPILLSIGYAACHWCHVMAHESFEDEVTAAYMNEHYINIKVDREERPDVDAVYMSATQAMTGQGGWPMTCVLTPEGEPYFAGTYFPPEPRQGTPAFTQVLQALSEAWNERRDEVLTVSKDVLSHLRSDIDPIGGDLGVEQLDAAVESLAKQYDAESGGFGSSPKFPPSMVLEFLLRNAARTGSQQALDLVAGTCEAMARGGMYDQLSGGFARYSVDRFWRVPHFEKMLYDNALLLRVYLHWWRQTASPLAARIARETGRFIIDELGTPEGGFASALDADSDGHEGTFYVWNPNQLMRTLGPADGAWATELLGVTGGGTFERGFSTLQLLNDPDDQARWDDVRAKLLDARAGRTRPARDDKVVASWNGLAITALAEAGVLLEEPDFSAAAIRAAELLADVHLGDRLVRTSRDGVASTHAGVLEDHGAVAEAFLAVLGTTGDAVWLDRARVLLDRVVDHFADPAGGFFDTADDAEALVVRPKDVSDNAYPSGTSAAVTALISFAAITGDHRYRAAAESGIASAASVGTQVPRFAGWTLAAAEALVAGPLEIAVVGPERSELHRAALSLSSPGAVVVAGEVGTAIPLFEQRDLVDGKTAAYVCRGFVCERPVTSVEELRAR; this comes from the coding sequence ATGCCGAATCGCCTCGCGCAGGCCACGAGCCCGTATCTCCAGCAGCACGCCGACAACCCTGTCGACTGGTGGGAGTGGAGCGACGAAGCATTTGTCGAGGCCAAGAAACTCGACCGTCCGATCTTGCTGAGCATCGGCTACGCCGCCTGCCACTGGTGCCACGTGATGGCGCACGAGTCGTTCGAGGACGAAGTGACTGCGGCGTACATGAACGAGCACTACATCAACATCAAGGTCGATCGCGAAGAACGCCCGGACGTCGATGCGGTCTATATGAGTGCGACGCAGGCGATGACAGGTCAAGGCGGATGGCCGATGACCTGTGTGCTGACTCCCGAGGGTGAGCCCTACTTCGCCGGTACCTACTTCCCGCCCGAGCCCCGGCAGGGCACCCCGGCGTTCACTCAGGTGCTGCAGGCACTGTCGGAAGCGTGGAACGAGCGTCGCGACGAGGTGCTGACGGTCAGCAAGGACGTGCTCTCGCACCTCCGGTCTGACATTGACCCGATCGGCGGAGACCTTGGCGTCGAGCAGCTTGATGCCGCCGTCGAGTCGCTGGCGAAGCAGTACGACGCGGAGTCTGGTGGATTCGGCAGCAGTCCCAAGTTCCCGCCGTCGATGGTGTTGGAGTTCCTGCTCCGCAACGCAGCTCGTACGGGTTCGCAGCAGGCGCTGGATCTCGTCGCCGGTACGTGCGAGGCCATGGCGCGAGGCGGCATGTACGACCAGTTGTCAGGCGGCTTCGCGCGCTACAGCGTCGACCGGTTCTGGCGCGTCCCGCACTTCGAGAAGATGCTCTACGACAACGCGCTATTGCTTCGTGTCTACCTGCACTGGTGGCGACAGACCGCCTCTCCGTTGGCGGCACGCATCGCCCGCGAGACGGGCCGCTTCATCATCGACGAGCTCGGTACGCCGGAGGGTGGCTTCGCGTCGGCTCTCGATGCCGACAGCGACGGGCATGAGGGCACGTTCTACGTCTGGAATCCCAACCAGCTCATGCGCACTCTCGGTCCGGCCGACGGTGCGTGGGCGACTGAGCTGCTTGGCGTTACGGGTGGCGGAACGTTCGAGCGTGGCTTCTCGACTCTGCAGCTGCTGAATGACCCCGACGACCAAGCCCGCTGGGACGACGTACGGGCCAAGCTCCTCGACGCTCGTGCCGGTCGTACGCGACCTGCACGAGACGACAAGGTCGTGGCGTCGTGGAATGGCCTGGCCATCACTGCGCTCGCCGAGGCAGGGGTACTTCTCGAGGAGCCGGACTTCTCAGCTGCAGCGATCCGCGCCGCTGAGTTGCTGGCAGACGTGCACCTTGGCGACCGGCTCGTACGTACCTCGCGTGACGGTGTCGCCTCGACTCACGCCGGCGTGCTCGAAGACCACGGTGCTGTGGCCGAGGCGTTCCTGGCGGTGCTCGGCACGACAGGCGACGCCGTATGGCTCGATCGCGCGCGCGTATTGCTCGATCGAGTTGTTGATCATTTCGCTGACCCAGCCGGCGGGTTCTTCGACACCGCTGACGATGCCGAGGCGCTGGTCGTTCGTCCCAAGGACGTGTCCGACAACGCCTATCCGTCAGGTACGTCGGCGGCCGTTACGGCGCTGATCTCCTTCGCTGCAATCACTGGCGACCATCGTTATCGAGCGGCAGCCGAGTCGGGTATCGCATCGGCCGCATCGGTCGGCACACAGGTGCCGCGGTTCGCGGGCTGGACGCTTGCAGCTGCCGAGGCACTCGTCGCTGGGCCGTTGGAGATCGCAGTCGTGGGACCGGAGCGGAGCGAGCTGCACCGTGCGGCACTCAGCCTGTCGTCGCCCGGCGCGGTCGTGGTTGCGGGCGAGGTTGGCACAGCCATCCCGCTGTTCGAGCAACGCGATCTCGTCGACGGCAAGACGGCAGCGTATGTGTGCCGCGGCTTCGTCTGCGAACGCCCGGTGACCAGCGTCGAGGAACTTCGGGCCCGCTAG
- a CDS encoding isoprenyl transferase: MALSDLVYGAYERRLAKRLDPTRLPHHVGAIVDGNRRWAKRGGAKFEHGYKAGADKISEFATWCDDLGVEIVTLWLLSTDNLQRPAEEVGSILAAVENLMERLAGEGRWSLAVIGNLDMLPSESAGRMKKLADSTSAVQGMRVNICVGYGGRQELTDAMRSLLLEQAAAGRSLEEVASTLEVDDIAEHLYTKGQPDPDLVIRTSGEQRLSGFLLWQSVHSEFYFSDALWPAFRHVDFLRAMRSYALRERRFGA, encoded by the coding sequence ATGGCACTGAGCGACTTGGTCTACGGGGCGTACGAGAGACGGCTCGCCAAGCGACTCGATCCCACGCGACTCCCGCACCACGTCGGAGCCATCGTCGATGGCAACCGCAGGTGGGCCAAGCGCGGCGGTGCGAAGTTTGAGCACGGCTACAAAGCCGGTGCAGACAAGATCTCCGAGTTCGCCACCTGGTGCGATGACCTGGGCGTCGAGATCGTCACCTTGTGGCTACTTTCGACCGACAATCTGCAGCGGCCGGCCGAAGAAGTCGGCAGCATCCTCGCGGCCGTCGAGAACCTCATGGAACGGCTCGCTGGTGAAGGTCGCTGGTCGCTCGCCGTCATCGGAAACCTCGACATGTTGCCCTCGGAGTCCGCCGGTCGTATGAAGAAGCTCGCCGACTCCACGTCGGCTGTGCAGGGCATGCGCGTCAACATCTGCGTCGGCTATGGCGGACGCCAGGAACTCACCGACGCCATGCGGTCTCTGCTGCTTGAGCAGGCTGCTGCTGGTCGCTCGCTCGAAGAAGTCGCCTCGACTCTCGAGGTCGACGACATCGCCGAACACCTCTACACGAAGGGTCAGCCCGATCCGGATCTCGTGATCCGTACGTCGGGTGAGCAGCGCCTCTCGGGATTCCTGCTGTGGCAGAGCGTGCACTCGGAGTTCTACTTCAGCGATGCCCTGTGGCCCGCATTCCGCCACGTCGACTTCCTCCGTGCGATGCGCTCGTACGCCCTGCGCGAGCGCCGCTTCGGCGCCTGA
- a CDS encoding hemolysin III family protein: protein MSEREPEGIVQEVSERLRETAQEIKPKLRGWLHAATWPLAFFGFLVMLVVADSVKVRAGVAVFMVSALLLFGVSAVYHAGRWSAAAKARWKRFDHANIFVLIAGSYTPFALLLLDTKDAWLLLSLVWGGAILGLLFRVFWVGAPRWLYVPIYIALGWAAVFWLPEFKENGSTAVIVLLAVGGGLYTLGAVVYGFKKPDPWPNWYGFHEIFHTLTIAAFIVHYIGVSLLAYQQY, encoded by the coding sequence ATGAGCGAGCGCGAGCCTGAAGGCATTGTCCAAGAGGTGAGCGAGCGTCTCAGGGAGACGGCGCAGGAGATCAAGCCCAAGCTTCGCGGGTGGCTCCATGCCGCCACGTGGCCATTGGCGTTCTTCGGCTTCCTCGTCATGTTGGTCGTCGCGGACAGCGTCAAGGTTCGCGCCGGCGTAGCCGTGTTCATGGTCAGCGCCCTACTGCTATTCGGTGTGAGCGCGGTCTATCACGCCGGCCGCTGGTCAGCGGCGGCCAAAGCACGCTGGAAGCGCTTCGACCACGCCAACATCTTCGTACTGATCGCTGGCTCCTACACGCCGTTCGCCCTGTTGCTGCTCGACACCAAGGACGCCTGGCTCCTCTTGTCGCTCGTATGGGGTGGCGCGATCCTCGGCCTGCTGTTCCGGGTGTTCTGGGTCGGCGCTCCGCGCTGGCTGTACGTGCCGATCTACATCGCGCTCGGCTGGGCAGCGGTGTTCTGGCTGCCGGAGTTCAAGGAGAACGGCTCAACTGCCGTCATCGTGCTGCTCGCGGTCGGCGGCGGGCTCTACACCCTGGGCGCGGTCGTCTACGGCTTCAAGAAGCCCGACCCCTGGCCCAACTGGTACGGCTTCCACGAGATCTTCCATACCCTGACGATCGCCGCATTCATCGTCCACTACATCGGTGTCTCTCTGCTGGCCTACCAGCAGTACTAG
- a CDS encoding RICIN domain-containing protein, with the protein MNHARSARKRFAAALATLVAATSLVAIGAVVAAPAQAATSTTVVKTVTYNGKTLTLRMKPVKVRSSSYRVDVQQADGTLKPYAAAASKAYIGSVDGDAAAIAEGIINSSGDFVGQVVFDRGSTIYVKNNAVTGNRGLTQPTTYKWPSSGNASRNATTTSGQFGSGSYEWNIGYDVANAVFADAPISGSVAKAVEQMDLNAVAMLGAYATNIGVRPMIGRVIIRANAAQDPYLNKGPGESLPKIQPEWDGKGYTYAGMDSAMVLSQGGGGVAQLGNVGGPAWGASGGPAWGSIVVQRHEFGHNWGADDNHTNGPEGATINSGNQYDRWDGTEVRSMLNTRNGRLAKFPSLGTFSIPLPPYASLDLVDSQMSKVKFTFNPIANDHDVNGGSLALLSVKPTSKLGGTLTKSGNAVTYTPPTVSTKQTVDWAQYVVKDSTGKKATGVMLFRVDPYVAPPASSTWKRHDPAAATGYQLTNKQSGLVAAVPVGSTGRQYLRQRKGIDTRSVWVFKPSGSNLKIVNKSSKLCVGIDKTSTASGARAVQSTCSGKAHQQWKVVDHPNGDRALINVASKRCLSVKGSSISSNAYLIQTTCGLSSAQIWKIGFLPMSSWAAYTPPTTGKYELVNASSNLHVGTAPGASWSAPFVQRAAGTETAVNFLANADGSYRVRQVSSNKCFNDEAGSHARVVLWDCNEGTGGAKVRFRKHPAGGIVMLGVIANECIGIKDNSNAVDALLDFAPCTSNDIQRWKVVATP; encoded by the coding sequence ATGAACCATGCACGTTCCGCGCGCAAGCGCTTTGCAGCAGCCCTGGCGACACTCGTCGCCGCGACCAGCCTTGTTGCGATCGGCGCCGTTGTAGCCGCGCCAGCCCAGGCCGCCACAAGCACCACTGTGGTCAAGACCGTCACGTACAACGGCAAGACGCTGACGCTGCGCATGAAGCCGGTCAAGGTGCGTTCCTCGAGCTATCGGGTTGACGTCCAGCAAGCCGACGGCACGCTCAAGCCGTATGCGGCAGCGGCGTCGAAGGCCTACATCGGAAGTGTTGACGGCGACGCTGCCGCGATCGCCGAAGGCATCATCAACTCCTCGGGTGATTTCGTAGGTCAGGTCGTGTTTGACCGCGGCAGCACGATCTACGTCAAGAACAACGCCGTCACTGGCAACCGCGGCCTGACTCAGCCGACGACGTACAAATGGCCGTCGTCTGGCAACGCATCGCGAAATGCCACGACCACCAGCGGTCAGTTCGGTAGCGGCAGCTACGAATGGAACATCGGTTACGACGTTGCCAACGCGGTGTTTGCTGACGCCCCTATCAGTGGTTCTGTCGCCAAAGCGGTCGAGCAGATGGATTTGAACGCTGTGGCAATGCTTGGCGCGTACGCGACCAACATCGGGGTCCGACCCATGATCGGGCGCGTGATCATCCGGGCAAACGCAGCTCAGGATCCGTACCTCAACAAGGGCCCAGGTGAGAGCCTCCCCAAGATTCAGCCCGAGTGGGACGGGAAGGGCTACACGTACGCCGGAATGGACTCCGCCATGGTGCTGAGCCAAGGCGGCGGCGGCGTCGCTCAGCTCGGCAACGTTGGAGGCCCCGCGTGGGGAGCTTCGGGTGGCCCCGCATGGGGAAGCATCGTCGTGCAGCGTCACGAGTTCGGCCACAACTGGGGTGCGGACGACAATCACACGAACGGCCCCGAAGGCGCGACCATCAACTCGGGCAACCAGTACGACCGTTGGGACGGCACCGAGGTTCGCTCGATGCTGAACACCCGGAACGGGCGACTAGCCAAGTTCCCCAGCCTCGGCACGTTCAGCATTCCGCTGCCGCCGTACGCCTCGCTCGACTTGGTCGACAGCCAGATGTCGAAGGTCAAGTTCACCTTCAATCCGATCGCGAACGATCACGACGTCAACGGTGGGTCGCTGGCCCTGCTGTCGGTCAAGCCGACCAGCAAGCTCGGCGGCACCCTGACCAAGTCGGGGAATGCGGTCACCTACACGCCGCCGACCGTCTCGACCAAGCAGACCGTCGACTGGGCGCAGTACGTCGTCAAGGATTCGACGGGCAAGAAGGCGACCGGCGTGATGTTGTTCCGCGTCGATCCGTACGTGGCTCCGCCCGCTTCAAGCACGTGGAAGCGACACGACCCGGCTGCCGCCACGGGATACCAGCTGACGAACAAGCAGTCCGGTCTGGTCGCCGCTGTCCCCGTCGGCAGCACCGGCCGCCAGTACCTGCGCCAGCGCAAGGGAATCGACACTCGCTCCGTATGGGTGTTCAAGCCCAGCGGTTCGAACCTCAAGATCGTCAACAAGTCGAGCAAGCTGTGTGTCGGTATCGACAAGACGTCGACCGCCTCGGGCGCCCGAGCAGTGCAGAGCACGTGCAGCGGCAAGGCGCATCAGCAGTGGAAGGTCGTCGACCACCCCAATGGGGACCGGGCGCTGATCAACGTCGCCAGCAAGCGTTGCCTGTCGGTCAAGGGCAGTTCAATCAGCTCCAACGCGTACTTGATCCAGACGACCTGTGGCCTGTCATCGGCTCAGATCTGGAAGATCGGATTCCTCCCGATGTCCTCGTGGGCTGCGTACACGCCGCCGACGACGGGCAAGTACGAGCTGGTCAACGCCAGCAGCAACCTGCACGTCGGCACCGCACCTGGTGCGAGCTGGAGTGCGCCGTTCGTACAGCGCGCTGCGGGCACTGAGACCGCGGTCAACTTCCTGGCGAATGCAGACGGTAGCTATCGAGTTCGTCAGGTCTCATCCAACAAGTGCTTCAACGATGAAGCCGGATCGCACGCTCGAGTCGTGCTCTGGGACTGCAACGAGGGCACAGGCGGCGCCAAGGTGCGATTCCGCAAGCACCCCGCTGGCGGCATCGTCATGCTCGGCGTCATCGCCAACGAGTGCATCGGGATCAAGGACAACTCGAACGCGGTTGACGCGCTGCTCGACTTCGCGCCGTGCACGAGCAACGACATCCAGCGCTGGAAGGTCGTCGCGACCCCCTGA